The following are from one region of the Salicibibacter kimchii genome:
- a CDS encoding NAD-dependent succinate-semialdehyde dehydrogenase, with translation MLINGEWTGDKLEQVDVVNPATGDVLDTIPKGGEKEAEAAATAAYKAFPSWSNLTAEERGAKLEKWFELIGDNHEDLAQTMTKEQGKAIKESRGEISYANAFIKWYAEEGKRNYGESIPASAPDKRLFVTHQPVGVIASITPWNFPAAMITRKIAPALAVGCTAVIKPATQTPLTALKLAELAVEAGIPKGVINVVTGSSSEISEAWQQDKRVRKLTFTGSTEVGKTLMSGASETMKKISLELGGHAPLIVLEDADIDNAVEQAVTSKFRNGGQTCVCANRIYVAESIEETFTKKFKQAVEDLTIGNGLDDDTDIGPLIDEGAVDKVLSHIEDAEKQGAKVVTGGKKKDGLFLAPTVISGVNEDMACMNEETFGPLAPIATFKTEEEAIERANNTIYGLAAYLFTSDVSKAIRLSEQLEYGIIGLNDGGPSTAQAPFGGWKQSGIGREGGHQGMDEFLETKFISLKL, from the coding sequence ATCCTTATCAACGGTGAATGGACCGGCGATAAATTGGAGCAAGTCGATGTGGTCAACCCCGCGACGGGAGACGTTCTCGATACGATCCCGAAAGGCGGTGAAAAGGAAGCCGAGGCGGCCGCGACTGCCGCGTATAAAGCATTCCCATCATGGTCCAACCTCACCGCCGAGGAACGGGGCGCAAAGCTGGAGAAGTGGTTTGAACTGATCGGGGACAATCACGAAGACCTGGCGCAAACGATGACGAAAGAGCAAGGGAAAGCGATCAAGGAATCTCGTGGTGAAATTTCTTATGCAAACGCGTTTATCAAATGGTATGCAGAGGAAGGCAAACGTAACTACGGGGAATCGATCCCGGCCTCTGCTCCGGACAAGCGTTTGTTTGTCACCCATCAACCTGTGGGGGTCATCGCATCGATTACCCCATGGAACTTCCCAGCAGCCATGATTACGCGAAAAATCGCGCCGGCACTAGCCGTCGGTTGTACCGCTGTCATTAAACCCGCGACGCAAACCCCTTTAACAGCGCTCAAACTAGCCGAACTCGCGGTGGAGGCAGGAATTCCCAAAGGGGTTATCAACGTTGTCACCGGTTCTTCCAGCGAAATTTCCGAAGCATGGCAACAGGATAAACGCGTGCGCAAGCTCACCTTCACCGGCTCCACCGAAGTCGGAAAAACATTAATGAGCGGCGCTTCGGAAACGATGAAAAAAATCTCGCTTGAACTTGGGGGTCACGCGCCTTTAATCGTTCTTGAAGATGCCGACATAGATAATGCGGTTGAACAAGCGGTGACATCTAAATTCCGCAATGGCGGGCAAACATGCGTGTGTGCGAACCGCATCTATGTGGCTGAATCGATTGAAGAGACATTCACGAAGAAATTTAAGCAAGCCGTTGAAGATTTAACGATCGGCAATGGGCTTGATGATGATACAGACATTGGTCCATTAATTGATGAGGGCGCCGTCGATAAAGTCCTTTCCCATATTGAAGATGCCGAAAAACAAGGAGCGAAGGTCGTTACGGGCGGCAAAAAGAAAGATGGGCTGTTTTTGGCGCCGACAGTGATTAGCGGGGTCAACGAAGACATGGCTTGTATGAATGAAGAGACATTTGGCCCTCTCGCTCCTATCGCGACTTTTAAAACCGAGGAAGAAGCGATTGAGCGTGCAAATAACACCATATATGGATTGGCTGCTTATTTATTTACGAGCGACGTGTCTAAAGCGATCCGCTTAAGCGAACAGCTGGAGTACGGCATTATCGGTTTAAACGACGGCGGACCGTCCACTGCGCAGGCGCCGTTCGGCGGTTGGAAGCAAAGCGGTATCGGCCGAGAAGGCGGCCATCAAGGCATGGATGAGTTTCTGGAAACGAAATTTATATCTCTCAAACTATAG
- a CDS encoding winged helix-turn-helix transcriptional regulator → MNIDPEQCHVEEALDIVVGKWKPIILLYLLKNGTIRFNELKRSVPNITQKMLTKHLRELEEEDIIARKVYPQVPPKVEYSITEYGRSLEPILEAMHEWGTKHQQHKRNNNVPS, encoded by the coding sequence ATGAATATTGACCCCGAGCAATGTCATGTCGAAGAAGCTTTGGATATTGTCGTAGGGAAATGGAAGCCGATCATCTTATTATACTTATTAAAAAATGGAACGATACGATTTAATGAACTTAAGCGAAGTGTACCCAATATAACACAAAAGATGCTGACGAAACATTTACGTGAACTGGAGGAAGAGGATATCATCGCGCGAAAGGTCTACCCGCAAGTCCCGCCAAAAGTCGAGTATTCCATAACCGAATACGGGAGAAGTTTGGAACCAATTTTAGAAGCCATGCATGAATGGGGAACAAAGCACCAACAGCACAAAAGGAACAATAATGTGCCGAGTTAA
- a CDS encoding LLM class flavin-dependent oxidoreductase, translating into MQNYRIDPSKGMEFGLYTLGDHLPNPIAGERISAEQRIHEFIELAKLAEQAGIDFFSVGESHQDYFASQAHAVVLSAIAQATEKIKISSSSTIISTSDPVRVYENFATIDLISKGRAEIVAGRASRVGLFDLLGYDLRDYEELFEEKLELLLKINEEEVVNWDGQFRASLKDARVLPRPQNGSLPIWRAVGGTPASAIKAGYAGVPMYLAHLGGPVASFKQSVDAYREAARQSGFDPSTLPISTAGFFYTAETTQQAQKEYYPHINEGMKLTNGRGFPKQAFAQSDDLRTVINVGSPQQVIEKILYQHEQFGHQRFIAQMDFGGVPFDKLRKNIELIGTEILPAIKKYTAKQ; encoded by the coding sequence ATGCAAAACTATCGCATCGATCCATCCAAAGGCATGGAGTTTGGCCTTTATACATTAGGCGATCATTTGCCGAATCCAATCGCCGGTGAAAGAATATCTGCCGAACAGCGGATTCACGAATTCATTGAATTAGCGAAGTTGGCCGAACAGGCGGGCATAGACTTTTTCAGCGTCGGGGAAAGCCATCAAGACTATTTTGCGTCGCAAGCGCACGCGGTTGTTTTATCGGCAATTGCACAAGCGACCGAAAAAATAAAAATATCGAGTTCTTCGACGATCATCAGCACGTCTGACCCGGTACGTGTGTATGAAAATTTCGCAACGATTGATTTGATTTCGAAGGGACGGGCGGAAATTGTCGCCGGTCGTGCCTCTCGTGTAGGGTTGTTTGATTTGCTCGGCTATGATCTTCGTGACTACGAGGAGCTGTTTGAAGAAAAGCTTGAGTTATTATTGAAAATCAATGAGGAAGAAGTCGTCAATTGGGACGGACAGTTCCGTGCTTCGTTAAAAGACGCCCGGGTGCTTCCGCGTCCGCAAAATGGGTCGCTTCCGATCTGGCGCGCGGTCGGCGGTACACCGGCGAGTGCAATCAAAGCAGGGTATGCCGGAGTCCCGATGTATTTGGCGCATTTAGGCGGTCCTGTCGCCAGCTTTAAGCAATCGGTGGATGCTTATCGCGAGGCTGCACGCCAAAGCGGGTTCGATCCGTCGACGCTGCCGATTTCAACCGCCGGCTTTTTTTATACAGCGGAAACGACCCAGCAGGCACAGAAGGAATATTACCCTCATATCAATGAAGGCATGAAGCTGACAAATGGGCGGGGATTTCCGAAGCAGGCATTTGCACAAAGTGATGATCTGCGGACCGTCATCAATGTCGGCAGTCCGCAGCAGGTGATCGAAAAAATTCTTTATCAACATGAACAGTTCGGTCATCAGCGATTTATCGCGCAAATGGACTTCGGCGGCGTTCCGTTTGATAAACTACGAAAAAATATTGAGCTCATCGGGACAGAAATTTTACCGGCAATCAAGAAATATACCGCCAAGCAGTAA
- a CDS encoding GNAT family N-acetyltransferase has product MIRPASTEDIDEIMSIAKKTVRVMNAEGSDQWNESYPTARHFLQDLNKQSLFVLDTTEHIAGFIVIDQHIDPRFQQMTWTYLDRDAGTFHRLAVDPDRRQHEVASQLIRFAESRCASMGLKTIKVDTYERNHSARSLFERLGYGLVGHSRKGTGKPFPFYYYEKILINREEE; this is encoded by the coding sequence ATGATACGACCAGCGAGCACAGAAGACATCGACGAAATCATGAGCATCGCGAAAAAAACCGTCCGGGTGATGAATGCAGAAGGCAGTGATCAATGGAACGAGTCGTATCCAACTGCCAGGCATTTTTTACAAGACCTTAATAAACAATCCCTTTTCGTGCTGGATACCACGGAGCATATTGCCGGTTTCATTGTGATTGACCAACATATTGACCCGCGCTTTCAACAGATGACCTGGACGTATCTCGACCGAGACGCAGGGACTTTTCACCGGCTGGCGGTCGACCCTGATCGTCGCCAACACGAAGTCGCCAGTCAACTCATCCGTTTTGCCGAATCCCGATGTGCATCTATGGGGTTGAAAACGATAAAGGTTGATACGTACGAACGTAATCACAGCGCCCGCTCTTTGTTTGAGCGTCTCGGGTATGGACTTGTCGGACATTCACGAAAGGGGACCGGAAAACCATTTCCGTTTTATTATTATGAAAAAATATTGATCAATAGGGAGGAAGAATAA
- the yycI gene encoding two-component system regulatory protein YycI codes for MDWNKTKTIFIFTFLLLNVFLCAQLFDHMENRERDIEVEDSLETQLDYQNIDIEADLPNEEIPLSVVRSRTMESLPEEVEDSYDDSGVYEEVEFDSETGELSVLLEEPYEIDEDNAWQERRAFIDSHIHEGDTYRFAGRGDTRIDYYASHEDRTLIAPRNTHLTIYENEDGAIHAFAQQFVHTENMAEQSISSALDAIDTLIKENMLTTNSTVTNVEYVYYSALSEEYVSNEVLYAPHYRIVVQEEFENTEERPEVYLVSAVEGEETIREP; via the coding sequence ATGGATTGGAATAAAACAAAGACGATTTTCATTTTCACCTTTTTACTTTTAAACGTCTTTTTGTGTGCTCAATTGTTCGATCACATGGAAAACCGCGAAAGGGACATAGAAGTAGAGGATAGCTTGGAAACTCAGTTAGACTATCAAAACATTGATATCGAGGCGGATCTCCCGAATGAGGAGATCCCCCTTTCCGTCGTCCGTAGCCGTACCATGGAAAGCCTCCCTGAGGAAGTGGAAGATAGTTATGATGACTCCGGTGTTTACGAGGAGGTTGAATTTGATTCAGAGACCGGGGAGCTATCCGTTTTGCTTGAAGAACCTTATGAGATTGATGAGGATAACGCTTGGCAAGAGCGCCGTGCATTTATAGACAGCCACATACACGAGGGGGACACATATCGGTTTGCGGGCAGGGGCGATACGCGAATTGATTATTACGCCAGCCATGAAGATAGGACATTGATAGCTCCGAGAAATACGCATCTCACCATTTATGAAAATGAAGACGGTGCTATTCATGCATTTGCCCAACAGTTCGTTCATACGGAGAACATGGCGGAGCAATCGATAAGCTCTGCGTTGGATGCCATTGATACACTCATCAAAGAGAATATGCTAACGACAAACTCCACCGTGACAAATGTTGAATACGTGTATTATAGTGCATTGTCCGAGGAGTACGTGAGCAACGAAGTGCTGTACGCCCCTCATTACCGAATTGTCGTTCAAGAAGAATTTGAGAATACAGAAGAGCGACCGGAGGTTTATCTGGTTTCTGCAGTGGAAGGCGAAGAAACGATACGGGAGCCTTAG
- a CDS encoding YycH family regulatory protein has translation MVERVKTIILTILMIMSLILTWQLWTYQPELRFLDEESVEESDQLSDQVELADVIGPANVVFHRDHEQWITAHGSLDFVDDMATDLFSSEWRNLEIMEGVEQEPLYESDEDKIEFILPTALPLTLVENWFEDDPSIAEQQESRFTFERLLLIDKGGALHVQLVSFEDQQVLEGNIDMDIDTFQMYMEQLDGSNVYYATEAHVGGDDDALQEPVYLPAESVSYPQLQFHSTKIDEEALLPYLFMDRASVSTPELGNQGEGEQLYHSSDRQMRVSRFGNFIEYDYPQNEISDGRDEQIISAAYAFINAHGGFTNSYQLYDWNVSGGGESAQFRMHVDGIPVLDTHATWFDYSSINVTQQNDVISSYDRPAFTFDEHEPLNDDPEDQMRELLDGESVLDEIEESDSLEPEDIEDIRIGYEMERVDTYVNVVPHWYAKSDGSWIQLGNGDQEGDSNGLE, from the coding sequence GTGGTTGAACGGGTGAAAACTATCATTCTAACCATACTGATGATTATGAGCCTTATTCTTACCTGGCAATTATGGACATACCAGCCTGAACTAAGGTTTTTGGATGAAGAAAGCGTGGAGGAAAGTGATCAGCTCTCTGATCAAGTGGAATTGGCCGATGTGATTGGACCGGCTAACGTTGTTTTTCATCGTGATCATGAACAGTGGATTACTGCCCACGGTTCTTTGGATTTTGTTGATGATATGGCGACAGATCTATTCTCCTCTGAATGGAGAAATTTAGAAATTATGGAGGGTGTCGAACAAGAACCCCTCTACGAAAGTGACGAAGATAAAATCGAGTTTATTCTGCCGACAGCACTGCCATTAACGCTCGTTGAAAATTGGTTTGAAGACGATCCATCCATTGCGGAACAACAGGAAAGCAGGTTTACTTTTGAACGATTGCTCCTTATAGATAAGGGAGGGGCTCTGCATGTCCAACTTGTTTCCTTTGAGGACCAGCAGGTGCTGGAAGGGAATATTGATATGGACATCGATACGTTTCAGATGTATATGGAACAGTTGGACGGGAGCAATGTTTATTATGCCACGGAAGCGCATGTAGGCGGGGACGATGATGCTTTGCAAGAACCCGTTTATTTGCCGGCAGAATCTGTTTCTTACCCTCAACTGCAATTTCATTCCACGAAGATTGATGAAGAGGCGCTTCTCCCTTATTTGTTTATGGACCGGGCATCCGTATCCACTCCGGAATTGGGAAATCAGGGGGAAGGGGAGCAGCTGTATCATTCCAGTGATCGACAAATGCGGGTAAGCCGATTCGGTAATTTTATTGAGTATGATTATCCTCAAAACGAAATATCCGATGGCCGGGATGAGCAAATCATTTCTGCTGCTTATGCATTCATTAACGCGCATGGAGGTTTTACGAACAGTTATCAGCTATATGATTGGAATGTGTCCGGGGGCGGCGAGTCTGCGCAATTTCGAATGCATGTGGACGGCATTCCGGTGCTGGATACACATGCTACATGGTTTGATTACTCCTCCATAAATGTGACCCAACAAAATGATGTCATCTCCAGTTATGATCGTCCCGCTTTTACGTTTGATGAGCATGAACCGTTGAATGATGATCCGGAGGATCAAATGCGGGAGCTCCTCGACGGCGAGTCAGTGCTGGACGAAATTGAAGAAAGCGACTCTCTTGAACCTGAGGACATTGAAGATATTCGCATCGGTTATGAAATGGAAAGGGTAGATACGTACGTCAATGTCGTTCCCCATTGGTACGCAAAAAGCGATGGAAGCTGGATCCAGTTGGGCAATGGGGATCAGGAAGGTGACTCGAATGGATTGGAATAA
- the yycF gene encoding response regulator YycF: MNEKILVVDDEQPIADILEFSLQKEGFKIEVAYDGTEALEKVHAFKPDLILLDIMLPNKDGMEVCREVRKHYDMPIIMLTAKDSEIDKVLGLELGADDYVTKPFSTRELIARVKANIRRLQVVPEEERKNTGIKHIGDLTIDPEAYLVRKRGNPIELTHREFELIHYLGRHIGQVMSREDLLQSVWGYDYFGDVRTVDVTVRRLREKVEDNPSYPNWIITRRGVGYYLRNPEQE, encoded by the coding sequence ATGAATGAAAAAATTTTGGTTGTCGATGACGAACAGCCGATTGCTGATATCCTCGAATTTTCACTGCAGAAAGAAGGCTTTAAAATCGAAGTTGCCTATGATGGCACGGAAGCCCTGGAAAAAGTACACGCTTTTAAGCCTGACCTCATTTTACTCGATATAATGCTACCGAATAAAGATGGGATGGAAGTGTGCCGTGAGGTTCGTAAACATTATGATATGCCGATTATTATGCTCACGGCAAAGGATTCGGAGATTGATAAAGTGCTCGGTCTTGAACTGGGTGCCGATGATTATGTTACCAAGCCCTTTAGCACCCGTGAACTGATTGCGCGTGTGAAAGCGAATATTCGCAGGCTTCAAGTTGTCCCCGAAGAAGAACGAAAAAATACCGGGATTAAGCATATCGGTGATTTAACGATTGACCCGGAAGCCTATCTCGTTCGTAAACGGGGCAATCCGATTGAGCTTACCCACCGGGAGTTTGAATTAATCCATTATTTAGGCCGTCATATTGGACAAGTGATGTCGCGAGAAGATCTTTTGCAGTCTGTCTGGGGGTACGACTATTTTGGAGATGTACGAACCGTTGATGTCACGGTGCGTCGATTGCGGGAGAAAGTAGAAGATAACCCGAGTTATCCGAACTGGATTATTACAAGAAGAGGGGTAGGCTATTATCTCCGGAATCCCGAACAGGAGTAG
- the walK gene encoding cell wall metabolism sensor histidine kinase WalK — translation MKRIAGFFKSFQFKLIFIYVMLLLIAFQVIGIFFMDSLEEQFVENHRNALEDQMSLLSYNIEETLIQETEDMDQNDINQEINDLISRYEVNELSSTGSTIQVVDSQQNVLAHNQHGTPSGGLLNTEIRVSQALLGQDSNEMLLDPDTGHRMRVITQPLDGDDDEIIGAIHLESSMEDMYDEVTQINNIFMTSGGVALAITAVIGVLLSRTVTRPIKDMQKQSAVMSEGDFSRRVRVYGNDEIGELASSFNTLAMNLKEANATTEGERRKLSSVLSHMTDGVIATDELGRVILLNKQAEILLSLNSEGAKGQSLPDILDLSGQVTPSDLYDYSEPLILDFSDEQEDSLIEASFSVLRSEDGYVTGLITVLHDVTEQEKMERERREFVANVSHELRTPLTTLKSYMEALEDGAMADEDLAPRFLNVIQVETDRMIRLVNDLLQLSKTDVEEHELQTERHDLTHWLHQLVDRFEMLVKDRNVSFVRRLPQWPIQVEMDRDKMTQVLDNVISNALKFSPEGGTITVGAELQGEEAWIDIQDEGQGIPKKDQHKIFERFYRVDKARARSLGGTGLGLAIVKEMIEAHEGSVWVSSEPNQGTRITISVPLASSGEVGEHSG, via the coding sequence ATGAAGCGAATTGCGGGTTTCTTTAAATCTTTTCAATTTAAATTAATATTTATTTACGTCATGCTTTTGCTGATTGCTTTTCAGGTGATCGGGATATTTTTCATGGATAGTTTGGAAGAACAATTTGTAGAGAATCATCGAAATGCATTGGAAGACCAAATGAGTTTGCTTTCTTATAATATCGAGGAAACACTTATACAAGAAACGGAGGATATGGATCAAAATGACATCAATCAAGAAATTAACGATTTAATTTCCCGGTATGAAGTAAACGAACTCAGTAGCACCGGGTCCACCATTCAAGTGGTGGATAGCCAACAGAATGTACTGGCCCACAATCAACACGGAACGCCAAGCGGCGGATTGCTAAACACGGAAATACGTGTTTCCCAGGCATTGCTTGGACAAGACTCGAATGAAATGCTGCTGGATCCGGACACCGGCCATCGTATGCGGGTGATCACACAACCTTTGGATGGAGACGATGATGAAATCATTGGGGCCATTCATTTGGAGTCATCCATGGAAGATATGTATGACGAAGTGACGCAAATAAATAACATATTTATGACGAGTGGAGGCGTTGCACTAGCAATCACGGCAGTCATCGGCGTCCTTTTATCGAGAACCGTTACTCGTCCGATTAAAGACATGCAGAAACAGTCTGCGGTGATGAGTGAAGGAGACTTCAGTCGTCGTGTTCGTGTTTATGGAAATGATGAAATCGGGGAACTCGCCTCTTCCTTCAACACACTGGCAATGAATTTAAAAGAAGCGAACGCCACAACCGAAGGTGAAAGGCGAAAACTTAGCTCTGTCCTCTCCCATATGACAGACGGGGTGATCGCTACGGATGAACTGGGCCGTGTTATTTTGCTCAATAAACAAGCGGAAATCTTGTTATCTTTAAACAGTGAAGGGGCAAAGGGTCAGTCTCTCCCGGACATTTTGGATCTTTCCGGACAGGTTACCCCGAGTGACCTCTATGATTATTCGGAGCCGTTGATTTTGGATTTCAGCGACGAGCAAGAGGATTCTCTTATAGAAGCGAGCTTTTCCGTTCTTCGAAGCGAAGATGGCTATGTGACTGGTTTAATTACAGTGCTTCATGATGTCACGGAACAGGAAAAAATGGAGAGAGAGCGGCGGGAATTCGTAGCAAATGTCTCCCACGAGTTACGTACACCGTTAACGACCTTGAAAAGTTACATGGAAGCATTGGAAGACGGCGCTATGGCAGATGAAGATCTTGCTCCGCGGTTTTTAAATGTTATTCAAGTGGAAACGGACCGTATGATTCGCCTCGTGAATGATCTATTACAATTATCGAAAACGGATGTAGAAGAGCACGAGCTTCAAACAGAGCGCCACGATTTGACGCATTGGCTCCATCAATTGGTGGACCGATTTGAGATGCTCGTGAAAGATCGAAACGTTTCGTTTGTCCGGCGACTCCCGCAATGGCCGATTCAAGTAGAGATGGATAGGGATAAAATGACCCAAGTGTTGGACAACGTCATTTCGAACGCGCTCAAGTTTTCTCCTGAAGGTGGTACGATTACGGTTGGTGCCGAATTACAAGGGGAAGAGGCATGGATTGATATCCAGGATGAAGGCCAGGGAATTCCGAAAAAAGACCAACATAAAATATTTGAACGTTTCTACCGTGTGGACAAAGCCCGGGCCAGAAGCTTAGGGGGCACAGGACTGGGGCTGGCTATCGTGAAAGAAATGATTGAGGCCCATGAGGGCTCGGTGTGGGTTTCCAGTGAACCGAACCAAGGGACGAGAATAACGATCTCCGTGCCTTTAGCGTCTTCCGGCGAGGTAGGTGAACACAGTGGTTGA
- a CDS encoding NADPH-dependent FMN reductase → MNIVALSGSNVGSKTRTAMDYTVNTISEQYPETGVTLLDLADYEVQFSDGRNFLDYEGDTKYVAQTIMDADAIIFGTPIFQASIPATLKNIFDLLPQDGLRDKVTSILVTAGSLKHFLIVEQQLKPIMSYMKAQIVQDYVFIEEKDFHRKEITNDDVLLRINRLVDDTVRRTEQHISMRKAQEEAYGF, encoded by the coding sequence ATGAACATCGTAGCATTATCCGGCTCCAATGTCGGCTCTAAAACGAGAACAGCGATGGATTACACGGTGAACACCATTTCTGAACAATACCCGGAGACGGGAGTGACCTTGCTCGATTTAGCGGACTATGAAGTGCAATTTAGTGATGGACGCAACTTTTTGGACTATGAAGGGGATACAAAATATGTCGCTCAAACGATCATGGATGCGGATGCCATTATCTTTGGGACCCCGATTTTTCAAGCATCCATCCCCGCGACATTAAAGAATATATTTGATTTGCTCCCTCAAGACGGATTGCGGGATAAAGTGACGAGTATCTTGGTAACCGCGGGATCGCTCAAGCATTTTCTGATTGTGGAACAACAACTAAAACCGATTATGTCGTATATGAAAGCACAAATCGTCCAAGACTATGTTTTTATCGAAGAAAAAGACTTCCATCGAAAAGAAATCACCAATGATGATGTCTTGCTCCGTATCAATCGATTGGTGGATGACACCGTGAGACGAACGGAGCAGCATATAAGCATGCGAAAAGCGCAAGAAGAAGCATATGGGTTTTAG
- a CDS encoding aldo/keto reductase — translation MQRSQRIKKALQHRTVTLPDGTSLPSIGQGTWKMGEHPEKKEEEIEALQIGLDLGMSVIDTAEMYGDGQSERIVGEAINNRRDEAFLVSKVYPHHATLSKIQRACEDSLQRLKTDYLDMYLLHWRGFAGSSLQETVEGLEALRKEGKILHWGVSNFDTSDMKELTEIENGSNCAVNQVLYHLGSRGIDFDLLPWQREHQMPMMAYSPLGQGGSLITQLMNNLNIKEIAAKHQAKPLQIALAWTIRTKGILAIPKGTSKNHVMENAEAATIELSEDDLRKIDKVFPKPDQKVPLDII, via the coding sequence ATGCAGCGTTCGCAGCGTATCAAAAAGGCCTTGCAACATCGGACGGTGACATTGCCCGACGGCACTTCCCTTCCAAGCATCGGCCAAGGCACGTGGAAAATGGGGGAACATCCCGAGAAGAAAGAGGAAGAGATAGAGGCCTTGCAAATAGGCCTTGATTTAGGGATGAGCGTCATTGATACCGCGGAGATGTACGGAGATGGGCAATCGGAGCGGATCGTTGGAGAAGCCATTAACAATCGCAGAGATGAAGCTTTCCTGGTGTCGAAGGTCTATCCCCATCATGCAACGTTGTCAAAAATCCAGAGGGCTTGTGAAGACAGCTTGCAGCGTTTGAAGACTGATTATTTGGATATGTACCTTTTGCACTGGCGAGGATTTGCAGGAAGTTCGCTGCAAGAAACCGTGGAAGGTTTGGAAGCGCTTCGCAAGGAAGGAAAAATACTGCATTGGGGCGTTTCGAATTTTGATACCTCGGATATGAAAGAACTCACGGAAATAGAAAATGGTTCCAATTGCGCCGTAAACCAAGTGCTCTACCATCTAGGCTCGCGGGGAATTGATTTTGACCTCCTCCCCTGGCAGCGGGAACATCAGATGCCGATGATGGCATACAGCCCCCTTGGCCAAGGTGGTTCACTCATCACCCAATTGATGAACAACTTGAACATTAAAGAAATTGCCGCGAAACATCAAGCAAAGCCTCTGCAAATTGCTCTAGCCTGGACGATTCGTACAAAAGGGATACTTGCCATACCGAAGGGCACGAGCAAAAACCACGTCATGGAAAACGCGGAAGCAGCCACGATAGAGTTGTCAGAGGATGACCTGCGAAAAATTGATAAGGTATTTCCAAAACCGGATCAAAAAGTACCCTTAGATATTATTTGA